The Geotrypetes seraphini chromosome 12, aGeoSer1.1, whole genome shotgun sequence nucleotide sequence ggtacttggaacttgggttgtccactgttggaaacaggatactgagcttcacggacctttggtctgccccagtatagCAATATTTATGTTCCTTACCATTAAAACAAAAAAGGTTTTTATAAGTGCTAAGGTAGGCACTTACTTTAGAATACTTATGGAATTTATAGTTGAAGTATTTCTTTTTCTTAACCAATTGCATATAATGTTTGTCTATAGTGACACAATCTTCATGGTCACATTTTAAATCccttaggggcctttttactaactGCGATAAACACTACCAtgtgcttactgcagtttaaaaaggcttaccGTGGAAGGTCCTGCAGTAAGTCTGAGAACTCTTGGAAACCATCTTTCCCAAATGATTCCCTTTCTCACCAGTTCTGATTTACAAACTAGATGTTTCTGTCTATTTCTGGAGACTGATTTCTTCATAAAGCTTCTGCCTGAATTTTAGCATGTCTTTCACATCTTTGTAAGAAAGCATTTCTTCAATAGAAAAGCATTTCCCACCATAGGCCTTGAGCACTAActtgctctgcactgctctcagcATCTTTAACGACAGTGCAACCGACTCATCCATGGTGCAACAAACCGGGAAAATCCGTGCATTCCACAAGCCTAGGCTTGCTTTGTTTCCAGAGAACAGGTGATCTGAAACTCTCAGGCTCCACAGATTTAAGCATTCAAAAAAACTGACGCCAAAAAATTGAAGGTGCTGTAACTCAGATAACAATTTTACATTCTTTTTCAAGTTGTCATCTATACCACACACTATAGTGGCATACATTATTTTTCCCTCAATATTCAAACTCAGTGAACTGACAAAAGAATTGGGTAGTAGGTCTACTGTGGCGGCTAGACAAGAGTTGCTAATGATGCTGTTTTCTCCCACTGAAACGTGAGGCCCCAGCCTGGAATATTCAACAACAGAGCCAGGTGCAATCGAACAGTTTGAATCCAATATGCTTTGAATGATACAGGCTCTTTCATCACAATTTTCAGCTTCAGCTGGAAATACACTAAAAGTTTTAGACTGCATGTTCAGCTCCGATTTTAGCTTCATGTTGGATGTCAAATGATATAAGTACTCTTGAGTGGTTCCGATGTGATAAAACTTCGAGTTGTTTAAAACAATAACattaaatggagttccttttaaaaggaaaaatattttttctctgaCTTCTATTAGCTGGGCCTCCTCTTTAGTGACATTGGATGTGTCTGTTGTATACTCTTGGGTTGCTTCATGTCCAAGAGCCTGCAGAAAATCACCATAGGCATCAATTTCACAGCAAAGAGTGCCTTCCTCTTTAAAATATGAGAGTAAAAGTTTGGCAGTCTTATAATCCATGTAAAATAAGCTATCTGTATACACAATCTCCGAGTCTAATCTTCTTGCATGGTCACAGTCTCCGGTAGAAACAAAATTGTTTTGTATACAAACGGCCCCGGACTGATGCATCTTTTCAATATTCGGCTTATGAAGGAAACGACGGCAAGACCTGTATTCAAGTTCTTGATATTCCGATGACAAGGTTGGTTCCAACACAAATACCCCATGCGTAGTGCCTATACTTAAGGATGAAGGATGAGCTAAAGCAGTAATACCAGGCTTTTCAAACCTGAGGTGGTCTGTTCCAGTGCTATAGAGTTCAATGTCATCTGCACAAGTAACCAGAACACCTGGCACCATATGTGTGGGGAAGTCAATGTATGTTGCCAGTTTGACCTCCAACATCTGATAAATGGGGTCACCAAGAGGCAAAGCTGTGAAAATTTTTCCTAATGCACTTGCACTTGGTAAACGTTGACTATAGCCAcctaaaaaagaaaaggaaagatgcatTCAACCTTATACACAACACTCAAAATTCTTTTGGTAGGTATTCACAGAAAGAGCACCAATCTACAATGCTTCTTACTGGCAATTCCAAAGGCCTTTAGATATAATTTAATTGAATTTGTCTTGACTGAAGAGAATTACAGGATTCCTGAATTAATCATTTCACCAAAAGAATATTCCTACCTCTGTCTATATCACCACAGTAAACCTGAAATTATGATACCAGGAAATATACCAAGATAATATTAGTTTGATCTACTTTTGACTCCAGACGCCACCACTTCATGCATTCAAACATTTTTAGCACATATATTATCTCTTGTTAATGAAAATCATTTGTCATTAACAAAAATTGTGTCATTTTTTATTAATATACTAGTGGGCTGTCTTGCTTCCAAAACAGCAAGCCCAAAATCAAAGAATAACTCTTATGCTTGAGAGCTATGTGACTCACTCAATAGGTCCTGGATTTATGAAGTGTCAATATTTTGTTTTAgttcaaaaagacgcctcagccccacctctcCACCACTGTAATAGTGGTGGAGAGGTGGGGCGTAGGCGTCTTTTTGAACTAAAACAAAATATTGACACTTCATAAATCCAGGACCTATTGAGTGAGTTTATAAAACATCTGGATTTGAAGACTACTGCCATTTAATATTAAGCTTTGAGAGCTATGTGAAGCAGTCACCAAAGACATCCAACACCATCAAGGACACAATtgcatccatcatt carries:
- the LOC117346428 gene encoding fucose-1-phosphate guanylyltransferase isoform X9, with amino-acid sequence MSSCGVDGALRIATQRKLAQFDRLRGKEVKPGEFWDVVVITAADKQQELAYQQQISEKVRRKELPLGVHYNVFADPPGAKIGNGGSTLYALQRLEGLYGDKWTHFTIILIHAGGYSQRLPSASALGKIFTALPLGDPIYQMLEVKLATYIDFPTHMVPGVLVTCADDIELYSTGTDHLRFEKPGITALAHPSSLSIGTTHGVFVLEPTLSSEYQELEYRSCRRFLHKPNIEKMHQSGAVCIQNNFVSTGDCDHARRLDSEIVYTDSLFYMDYKTAKLLLSYFKEEGTLCCEIDAYGDFLQALGHEATQEYTTDTSNVTKEEAQLIEVREKIFFLLKGTPFNVIVLNNSKFYHIGTTQEYLYHLTSNMKLKSELNMQSKTFSVFPAEAENCDERACIIQSILDSNCSIAPGSVVEYSRLGPHVSVGENSIISNSCLAATVDLLPNSFVSSLSLNIEGKIMYATIVCGIDDNLKKNVKLLSELQHLQFFGVSFFECLNLWSLRVSDHLFSGNKASLGLWNARIFPVCCTMDESVALSLKMLRAVQSKLVLKAYGGKCFSIEEMLSYKDVKDMLKFRQKLYEEISLQK